The genome window CTGCGGGTCGCGCTGCACGCCGGGGTGCCCGCCGATCGGATCGTCCTGCACGGCAACAACAAGGACGAGACGGAACTGCGCACGGCCATGTCCGCCCGGGTGCGGCACCTGGTGGTCGACAGCTTCGACGAGATGGACCGCATCGAGCGCCTGCACGCCGAGGAACACCTGCCGCCCGCCCGGATCCAGCTGCGGGTGGCGCCCGGAGTGGCCGCCGGCGCGCACGAGGCGATCCGGACCGGTGGCAACGACTCGAAGTTCGGCTTCGGCCTCGTCGGCGGAACCGCCGCGGCCGCCGTGCGCCGGGCCGCCGGTTCCCCCGCGATGATCCTGGAAGGCGTCCACGCGCATGTGGGCTCGCAGGTGCTGGACACGGCAGAGCTCGCGGCCGGCGCCGCGGCCGTCGCCCGGTTCGCTGCCGACACCCGGATGCACCGGCTCACGGTCGGCGGCGGCCTCGGCGTCGCGTACGAGGCGGGACAGACCGCACCGTCGTTCGCCGAATGGGCGGCCCGGGTACGGACCGCGGTACGCGACGCGGGCTGGGGCTCCTCGGTCACCGTGGAGCCCGGCCGTTCCATCGCCGCCCGTGCCGGGCTGACCCTCTACCGGGTGGGCACGATCAAGCGGATCGAGGGCGTGCGGACGTACGTCGGCGTGGACGGCGGGATGAGCGACAACCTGCGCCCCGCCCTGTACGGCAGCCGCTACGAGGTGTTCCTGCCGCGCAGCCCGCGCGCCCCCAGGCCCATGCGGGCACGGCTGGTCGGCAAGCACTGCGAGAGCGGTGACGTGATCGTCGACGACGCCGCCCTGCCCGCCGACGTCGCGGTGGACGACCTCCTGGCCACGCCGGTCACCGGCGCCTACGGATACGCCATGGCCTCCAACTACAACAAGCTGCCGCGCCCCGCCGTCGTCTTCGTACGCGACGGCCGCGCCCGCACCGTGGTGCGCCGGGAGACCGAGGAGGACCTGCTGCGCCTCGACGTGGACGAGCCCGCCGGGTTCCCGGAGCCGACGGAGAAGGTACGGTCCGGCGCCGGAGCGGCGCAGCGCGTCGGCACGGCCTAACCTGACCCGATGCTGAACAGTGCCCGACTGCTCGTCCTGCTGGAGATAGCCCGTACCGGCACCATCGTGGCCGCGGCCCAGGCGCTGCATCTGAGCCCCTCCGCGATCTCGCATCAGCTCGCCCGGCTGGAGCAGGAGCTCGGAGTGGCGTTGGTGGAACGTCAGCCGCAGAGCCTGCGGCTGACCGCGGCCGGGGTGCGACTGGCCGAGCACGCGCAGGCGGTCGCCGACCTGATGGCCGTCGCCCAGGACGACCTGCGGGCGCACTCCGGGGGCGAGGCCGGTGTCCTGCGGCTGGGCTTCTTCGCGTCCTCGGGCCTGGAGCTGCTGCCCCGGGCCCTGTCGGGG of Streptomyces sp. NBC_01363 contains these proteins:
- the lysA gene encoding diaminopimelate decarboxylase, translated to MTSAIESGLLPGTSEIRQEGLAVGGVLLTELARRFGTPLFVYDEEHLRRRCREAVAAFGRDNVAYASKAFLCTAMARLAHEEGLLLDVASGGELRVALHAGVPADRIVLHGNNKDETELRTAMSARVRHLVVDSFDEMDRIERLHAEEHLPPARIQLRVAPGVAAGAHEAIRTGGNDSKFGFGLVGGTAAAAVRRAAGSPAMILEGVHAHVGSQVLDTAELAAGAAAVARFAADTRMHRLTVGGGLGVAYEAGQTAPSFAEWAARVRTAVRDAGWGSSVTVEPGRSIAARAGLTLYRVGTIKRIEGVRTYVGVDGGMSDNLRPALYGSRYEVFLPRSPRAPRPMRARLVGKHCESGDVIVDDAALPADVAVDDLLATPVTGAYGYAMASNYNKLPRPAVVFVRDGRARTVVRRETEEDLLRLDVDEPAGFPEPTEKVRSGAGAAQRVGTA